The DNA region TCCGACGCGCTGGGCGACCCCCTGATCAACACCGACACGGCAGTGGCGCTGGGCTGGGCGACCGAGGAAGAGCTGACGCGCATCCGCGAGCTGGCGCTGAAGGTCCGCGATTTCCTCACGCCCTATTTCGAGGCACGCGGCATCCGCCTGATCGACTTCAAGCTGGAATTCGGCCGCACCCACGACGGTCAGGTCGTGCTGGCCGACGAGATCAGCCCCGACACCTGCCGCTTCTGGGACGCGGCGACGGGCGAGAAGCTCGACAAGGACCGCTTTCGCCGCGACCTCGGTGGGGTCGAGGATGCCTACGCCGAGATGCTGCGCCGCGTGACGGCCCTCGCCTGACCTGCCCCTGCACCCCCCACGAGGTTCCCATGCCCCAGTACCAAGCCAAAGTCTTCGTCACCCTCAAGCCGTCCATCCTCGACCCGCAGGGCCGCACCGTCGAGCGGGCGCTGTCGCACCTCGACCACACCAACGTCTCGGGCGTACGGGTGGGCAAGCTGATCGAACTGACCCTCACGGGCGAGCGCCCCGAGGTCGAGGCGCAACTCGCGGGCATCACGCGGGACGTGCTGAGCAACCCCATCATGGAGGATGCCCGCTGGGAGCTGGAGGAAGCATGACCACCCCCCAGCCCGTCAACCTGGAGCAGAAGTTCGGCCTCTTTGCCGAGGCGTGGAGTCCCAAAGTCGTGGGGGAGCTGAACGGCCAGCAGGTCAAGCTCGCCAAGTTCCGGGACGAGTTCATCTGGCACGCCCACGAGCACGAGGACGAGCTGTTTCTCGTCGTGCGCGGAACGATGCGGATGAGTTTCCGCGACCGCGAGGTGCTGGTGCGCGAGGGCGAATTTCTGATCGTGCCGCGCGGCGTGGAGCACTGCCCCGCCGCCGAGGGCGAGGAGACGTGGGTGCTGCTGCTGGAACCCGCCTCGACTGTGAACACCGGCACGGCGGGCGGCGAGCGCACCGTGACCGACTTGGAGCGCCTGTGAGGACCGCCGTCATTCAATTCCCCGGCTCCAACTGCGACGCCGACGCCCTGCACGCGGCCCGCCTGACCCTGGACCCGGAGGCGCGGTTCGTGTGGCACACCGAAGCCGGACTGCCGGAGGGCACCGAGCTGGTGTTCCTGCCGGGCGGCTTTTCCTACGGCGACCACCTCCGCTCGGGCGCGATTGCCGCCCGCAGCCCGATCATGGAGGCGGTCAAGGCGCACGCCGAGCGCGGCGGCTTCGTGCTGGGCGTGTGCAACGGCTTTCAGGTGCTGACGGAAGCGGGGTTGCTGCCCGGAGCGCTCTCGCGCAACCGCGACCTGCACTTCCACTGCGCCCCGGTGCATCTGCGGGTGGAGAACGCGCACACGGCCTTCACGGGGGCGTATGACCCCGGCCAGACCATTGAAATCCCCATCGCGCACGGCGAGGGCAACTACTACGCCGACCCGGAGACGGTCGCCCGGCTGGAGGCCGAGGGCCGCGTCGTGTTCCGCTACGTGGACAACCCCAACGGCTCGCTGAACGACATCGCCGGAATCGTGAACGAGGGCGGCAACGTGCTGGGCATGATGCCCCACCCCGAACGGGCGGTCGAGGCGCTGCTGGGGAGCGAGGACGGGCTGGGGATTTTTGAAAGCCTGAAAGGGGCGCTGGTCAAGTGACGCAGGTGAACTCTCTCCGCTCCCAGGCCACCACCTTCGGCCTGACCGAGAGCGAATATGACCTCCTCGTGTCGGGCATCGGGCGTGAGCCGAACGCGCTGGAGGCCGCCATCGTGGGCGCGATGTGGTCCGAGCACTGCGGGTACAAGAACTCGCGGCCCCTCTTTTCGGCCTTTCCCACGACCGGGCCGCAGGTGCTGCAAGGCCCCGGCGAGAACGCGGGCGTGGTGGACATCGGGGAGGGGTGGGGCGTGGCCTTCAAGATGGAGAGCCACAACCACCCCTCGGCGGTGGAACCCGTGCAGGGCGCGGCGACGGGCGTGGGCGGCATCCTGCGCGACATCTTTGCGATGGGGGCGCGGCCCTTTGCCGTGCTGGACTCGCTGCGCTTCGGTAACCCCGACTCCCCCCGCACCCGCTTTCTGGTGAACGGCGTGGTGGAGGGCATCTCCCTCTACGGCAACGCGATCGGCGTGCCCACGGTGGGCGGCGAGGTGACCTTTCACCCGTCGTATCAGGAGAACCCACTGGTCAACGTGATGGCCCTGGGCCTACTGCGCCACGAGGACTTGGCGAAGGGCACGATGGGCGAGGTCGGCAACCAGATCGTGTATGTCGGCTCCAAGACCGGGCGCGACGGGCTGGGCGGCGCGGTCTTCGCGTCGGCGGACCTCAGCGACGCCTCGCAAGCCGACCGCCCCGCCGTGCAGGTGGGTGACCCCTTCATGGAGAAGCTGCTGCTGGAGGCCACCCTGGAGGCGATTGAAGCCGGGCTGGTCGCGGGCGTGCAGGACATGGGCGCGGCGGGGCTGGTGTCCTCCACCTGCGAGATGGCCTACCGCGCCGGGCTGGGCATCACGATGGACCTCGACCTCGTGCCCACCCGCGAGGAAGGCATGGTGCCGATGGAGCTGTGCCTGAGCGAGTCGCAGGAGCGGATGATTCTGGTCCCCGTGCCGGGCCGGGAACAGGAGCTGCTGGACCTCCTCGCCAAGTGGGAACTGGACGTGGTGACGATTGGGGAAGTGGAGGCCCACGACCGCTACCGCCTGACCTGGCGCGGCGAGGTGGTGTGCGACCTGCCCGTCGCCCTGCTGAACGAGGCTCCCAAGTACACCCGCGAGGGCGTGGAGCTGGAAGAAATCCGGGCCAAGCGCGAGCGCGACCTGAGCGGCGTGCCCGTGCCCGGCGACCTCGGCGCGGTGCTGGTGGACCTCCTCTCGCACCCCACGATCGCCTCCAAGCGGCCCATCTTTGAGCGGTACGACCATCAGGTCATGACGAACACGGTGGTCGTGCCCGGTGCCGCCGACGCCGCCGT from Deinococcus budaensis includes:
- the purS gene encoding phosphoribosylformylglycinamidine synthase subunit PurS; the protein is MPQYQAKVFVTLKPSILDPQGRTVERALSHLDHTNVSGVRVGKLIELTLTGERPEVEAQLAGITRDVLSNPIMEDARWELEEA
- a CDS encoding cupin domain-containing protein, which encodes MTTPQPVNLEQKFGLFAEAWSPKVVGELNGQQVKLAKFRDEFIWHAHEHEDELFLVVRGTMRMSFRDREVLVREGEFLIVPRGVEHCPAAEGEETWVLLLEPASTVNTGTAGGERTVTDLERL
- the purQ gene encoding phosphoribosylformylglycinamidine synthase subunit PurQ; translation: MRTAVIQFPGSNCDADALHAARLTLDPEARFVWHTEAGLPEGTELVFLPGGFSYGDHLRSGAIAARSPIMEAVKAHAERGGFVLGVCNGFQVLTEAGLLPGALSRNRDLHFHCAPVHLRVENAHTAFTGAYDPGQTIEIPIAHGEGNYYADPETVARLEAEGRVVFRYVDNPNGSLNDIAGIVNEGGNVLGMMPHPERAVEALLGSEDGLGIFESLKGALVK
- the purL gene encoding phosphoribosylformylglycinamidine synthase subunit PurL; the protein is MTQVNSLRSQATTFGLTESEYDLLVSGIGREPNALEAAIVGAMWSEHCGYKNSRPLFSAFPTTGPQVLQGPGENAGVVDIGEGWGVAFKMESHNHPSAVEPVQGAATGVGGILRDIFAMGARPFAVLDSLRFGNPDSPRTRFLVNGVVEGISLYGNAIGVPTVGGEVTFHPSYQENPLVNVMALGLLRHEDLAKGTMGEVGNQIVYVGSKTGRDGLGGAVFASADLSDASQADRPAVQVGDPFMEKLLLEATLEAIEAGLVAGVQDMGAAGLVSSTCEMAYRAGLGITMDLDLVPTREEGMVPMELCLSESQERMILVPVPGREQELLDLLAKWELDVVTIGEVEAHDRYRLTWRGEVVCDLPVALLNEAPKYTREGVELEEIRAKRERDLSGVPVPGDLGAVLVDLLSHPTIASKRPIFERYDHQVMTNTVVVPGAADAAVLRVKGSGMGVAATSDCNPRFVYLDPYTGAAAAVAEAARNLACVGATPLAITDNLNFGNPHEPGVYFQLQQAVQGIADACRALNTPVTGGNVSLYNQYAEGDHKVAIHPTPTIGMVGVLPDVTVRATLDLKAGPHVLYLLGEHATGIGASQYLETVHGLEAGRVPDLDLGLEAKVIAGTLTLIRAGLTTTAHDASEGGLAVALAEMAIAGGQGLKVLLDAPEGVRPDALLFGEAHSRVIVAVAVGHEQEAQDVLEGLGVPYTALGESLPGSDRVTIAVSGANVQLSVNLDTLRTAHETPLREILG